A region from the Sorex araneus isolate mSorAra2 chromosome 6, mSorAra2.pri, whole genome shotgun sequence genome encodes:
- the LOC129405918 gene encoding olfactory receptor 52P1-like codes for MHFTNHSHQNPASFLLIGIPGLEASHFWIAFPFCSMYALAVLGNMVVLLVVRSEPSLHQPMYLFLCMLSMIDLVLCTSTVPKLLAIFWANAAEIAFEACATQMFFIHGFSAVESGILLAMAFDRYLAICRPLHYGSLLPPEAVGKLGAAAVFRGLGLMTPLTCLLARLSYCSRVVAHSYCEHMAVVKLACGGTKPNNIYGITAATLVVGADSVCIAVSYALILRAVLSLSSKEARAKTFGTCGSHLGVILLFYTPGLFSFYTQRFGQHVPRHVHILLADLYLVVPPMLNPIIYGMKTKQIRDGALRLLKRGTT; via the coding sequence ATGCATTTCACAAACCATAGCCATCAGAACCCAGCCTCCTTCCTGCTCATAGGAATTCCTGGCCTGGAGGCATCCCACTTTTGGATTGCATTTCCCTTCTGCTCCATGTatgctctggcagtgcttggcaacATGGTGGTATTGCTGGTGGTGCGATCAGAGCCTTCACTGCATCAGCCCATGTACCTGTTCCTCTGCATGCTGTCCATGATTGACCTGGTGCTCTGCACCTCCACTGTGCCCAAGCTCCTTGCAATCTTTTGGGCAAATGCTGCTGAGATCGCCTTTGAAGCCTGTGCTACCCAAATGTTCTTTATCCACGGCTTCTCCGCTGTAGAATCCGGTATCCTGCTAGCAATGGCCTTCGATCGGTACTTAGCCATCTGCCGGCCACTGCACTATGGGTCACTGTTGCCCCCAGAAGCTGTGGGCAAGCTAGGAGCTGCTGCTGTGTTTCGTGGCTTAGGGCTTATGACCCCACTCACCTGCTTACTGGCCAGACTGAGTTACTGCAGTCGAGTAGTGGCCCACTCCTACTGCGAGCACATGGCGGTGGTAAAGCTGGCTTGTGGGGGCACAAAGCCAAACAACATCTATGGCATCACTGCTGCCACACTGGTAGTTGGCGCTGACTCCGTCTGCATTGCTGTCTCCTATGCTCTCATCTTGCGGGCTGTGTTAAGCCTCTCCTCCAAGGAGGCCAGGGCTAAAACATTTGGCACTTGTGGCTCACACCTGGGTGTCATCCTTCTCTTCTACACACCTGGACTCTTCTCGTTCTACACACAGCGCTTTGGTCAACATGTGCCACGGCATGTCCACATCCTTCTGGCTGACCTCTATCTTGTGGTACCCCCCATGCTCAACCCCATCATTTACGGCATGAAGACCAAGCAGATTCGGGATGGAGCTCTTCGACTGCTGAAAAGGGGTACTA